Proteins from a genomic interval of Flammeovirgaceae bacterium SG7u.111:
- a CDS encoding RagB/SusD family nutrient uptake outer membrane protein, producing the protein MKKILIIFIATLLLVACNDSVLDLEPKDRIADTAVWTDASLIRAYHNAIYSSIEDAVGPNMMAKATDEMCFNQTNRYPGVILNNTLNSDNVDDRANFRGGGSVYTWNRDYDVIRKILVFLDEMEGNEVLDNDEKTSLIAEARVIRAFMYFRLMVRYGGVPIIDKVYALDDEFSFPRNTMDECAAYVEADIAAAMPDLPEAIFASDGDFGKVNQSVAKALLSRFYLYMASPLFNESNDQSKWQKAADAALDLIDDGNYSLHPDYTTLFNAPSGTANNELIWARNYTASNAHDLPMYMMGRRWGAYGGWGGAGGVSQNLVDDYEMTNGELPFIKENHVNTATINPASGYDPQNPYANRDPRFYQSVTFDGTELRDVIMEKWISSDGATWGFDSYKQSGDNPRSNYTLRKFMPGTDVMPDMGWSQNYVSPYIRFRLGEVYLNYAEAMFELGDEATCREYLNMIRARPTVEMPAIPATVTGEELRTKLYNERRVELAFEEHRYFDVRRWKIAPYTEVVNLHGIDIVKDVDTGVKTYTPVSLFERAWDDRLYFIPIAIEEIQKANGDATDGELTQTPGY; encoded by the coding sequence ATGAAAAAGATATTAATAATATTTATAGCAACACTCTTGCTTGTTGCATGTAACGATAGTGTTCTTGATCTTGAACCAAAAGATCGGATTGCCGATACCGCAGTTTGGACGGATGCAAGTCTGATCAGAGCCTATCATAATGCAATATATAGTAGTATTGAAGATGCCGTCGGTCCCAATATGATGGCTAAAGCTACCGACGAAATGTGTTTCAACCAGACGAACCGCTATCCTGGTGTTATATTAAACAACACGCTCAATTCTGATAATGTAGATGATAGGGCGAATTTCAGAGGTGGAGGCAGTGTGTATACATGGAACAGAGATTATGATGTCATTAGAAAGATTCTAGTCTTCCTTGATGAAATGGAGGGCAACGAGGTGTTGGATAATGACGAAAAAACATCTTTAATTGCTGAGGCACGGGTTATTCGTGCATTTATGTACTTTAGGCTTATGGTAAGGTATGGCGGTGTACCCATTATTGATAAGGTGTATGCATTGGACGACGAATTTAGTTTTCCACGCAATACAATGGATGAGTGTGCTGCATATGTAGAAGCTGATATAGCAGCAGCTATGCCTGACTTACCTGAAGCAATATTTGCCAGCGATGGTGATTTTGGAAAAGTAAACCAATCGGTTGCCAAGGCTTTGCTTTCCCGGTTTTACTTATACATGGCTTCTCCGCTTTTTAATGAGAGTAATGATCAATCAAAATGGCAGAAGGCAGCAGATGCAGCGCTAGATTTGATCGATGATGGAAATTATTCGCTTCATCCTGATTATACCACACTTTTTAATGCCCCTAGCGGAACGGCTAATAACGAATTAATTTGGGCTAGAAATTATACGGCATCGAATGCCCATGACCTGCCAATGTACATGATGGGTCGCCGGTGGGGTGCTTATGGTGGTTGGGGAGGCGCCGGTGGCGTGTCTCAAAACCTGGTAGATGATTACGAAATGACGAATGGAGAACTTCCTTTTATCAAAGAGAACCATGTAAACACTGCTACAATCAACCCGGCTTCGGGATACGACCCGCAAAATCCTTACGCTAATCGCGACCCACGCTTTTATCAATCAGTCACTTTTGATGGAACAGAATTACGTGATGTAATTATGGAGAAGTGGATCTCGTCAGATGGAGCTACATGGGGCTTCGATTCGTATAAGCAAAGCGGAGATAACCCTCGTAGTAATTATACCTTGAGAAAGTTTATGCCAGGAACCGATGTTATGCCTGATATGGGCTGGAGCCAAAATTACGTCAGCCCTTATATCCGCTTCAGGTTAGGTGAGGTATACCTCAATTATGCCGAAGCAATGTTTGAACTTGGTGATGAAGCTACTTGCAGAGAGTATTTAAACATGATAAGAGCGAGGCCAACTGTTGAAATGCCTGCAATTCCGGCAACAGTTACTGGAGAGGAACTTCGAACAAAACTTTATAACGAACGACGAGTTGAGTTGGCTTTTGAAGAGCACAGATACTTTGATGTGAGAAGATGGAAAATTGCTCCGTATACAGAAGTTGTAAACCTACATGGGATAGATATTGTCAAAGATGTTGATACCGGTGTAAAAACATATACTCCTGTCAGTTTATTCGAAAGAGCTTGGGACGATAGATTGTATTTTATTCCCATTGCCATTGAAGAAATTCAGAAAGCCAATGGCGATGCTACAGACGGTGAACTTACACAAACACCAGGATATTAA
- a CDS encoding glycoside hydrolase family 95 protein, producing the protein MKENGKDSLRLNVLSENKNRKPNRFIPYWIAVFLSVLCMSCMQADVDQPSSLKLWYDAPAANWNEALPIGNGRLGAMVFGIPDQENIQLNEETLWSGGPHRNDNPEAKEVLEEIRQLLFDGKYKEAHDLANANIISKISHGMNYETVGNLRLNFEGHANYSDYYRELDIENAVAKTSYTVDGVVYTREVFTSFTDQVLIIRLTASEKGKLSFSAGMDRPEPAAVRVETEGMEILKMTGTCADTKSKRTPIDTTPIKGRIDFESRLKIVPDGGVLHTSGNNLSLTDANSATLYVSIATNFVNYQDVSADEHERAVGYLAGAEKKNYEQLKSEHSAFYQNYFNRVSLDLGATDSVKNPTDVRIKEFSQGNDPALAALYFQYGRYLLICSSQPGGQAGNLQGIWCNQLTPPWKSAYTVNINTEMNYWPAEPTNLSETHEPLIELVKELSVAGQQTAQDMYGADGWVCHHNTDLWRICGPVDGATWGMWPSGGLWLSQHLWEKYLYNGDLDYLRDVYPAMKGAAEFCLSFLTPEPDNGWLIFAPSTSPENRPAHMPNMVNIAYATTMDNQLIFDILTKTAEAAKVLGTDAGLVKQIEGTLPKLAPNQIGQHGQVQEWINDWDSPEDKHRHISQLYGMHPSNQFSPFRTPELAEATRNVLVYRGDPSTGWSMNWKINQWARLLDGNHAYKMMTDQIKLVGRPGSPKGGGTYANMLDAHPPFQIDGNFGFTSGLTEMMLQSHDGAIHLIPALPDAWKTGKVTGLRARGGFEIEELEWKDGEVVKAIIKSKLGGNCRIRSYSELALEGGGGLTVANGDNENPFYQTPSIKEPLISEKAVLKGFDLPDTYLYDVETKAGEKVVLVKK; encoded by the coding sequence ATGAAAGAGAATGGTAAAGATTCGTTGAGGCTAAATGTTTTATCAGAAAATAAAAACCGAAAACCAAATCGTTTTATTCCTTATTGGATAGCTGTATTTCTGAGTGTTTTATGCATGTCGTGTATGCAGGCTGACGTTGATCAACCCTCTTCTTTGAAGCTATGGTATGATGCCCCTGCAGCTAATTGGAATGAAGCGTTACCCATTGGGAATGGTCGGCTAGGAGCAATGGTATTTGGGATTCCTGATCAGGAGAATATTCAGTTGAATGAAGAAACCCTATGGTCAGGTGGACCACACCGAAACGACAACCCCGAAGCCAAGGAGGTTTTAGAAGAAATTCGTCAACTGTTGTTTGATGGAAAATACAAAGAAGCTCACGATCTGGCTAATGCGAATATTATTTCAAAAATATCGCATGGTATGAATTATGAAACAGTAGGTAATCTGCGACTCAACTTTGAAGGTCATGCAAATTACTCTGATTATTACCGAGAGTTGGATATTGAAAATGCCGTTGCTAAAACCTCTTACACAGTGGATGGTGTAGTATATACCCGAGAAGTGTTTACCTCCTTTACCGATCAGGTGTTGATAATAAGGCTTACGGCTAGCGAAAAAGGTAAGCTTTCTTTCTCCGCAGGCATGGACAGGCCCGAGCCAGCTGCTGTCAGAGTTGAAACCGAAGGGATGGAAATACTAAAAATGACAGGAACTTGTGCCGATACCAAAAGCAAGAGAACCCCCATAGATACAACTCCAATTAAAGGGCGCATAGATTTTGAGTCGAGGCTTAAAATTGTACCTGATGGCGGCGTATTACACACATCTGGTAACAACCTTTCTTTAACCGATGCCAATAGTGCTACTTTGTATGTATCTATTGCGACTAACTTTGTAAACTATCAAGATGTCAGTGCCGATGAGCACGAGCGTGCCGTAGGGTATTTAGCTGGAGCCGAAAAGAAAAATTATGAGCAGTTAAAGTCTGAACATTCCGCTTTTTACCAAAATTATTTCAATAGGGTTTCGCTTGATTTGGGCGCAACCGATTCCGTTAAGAATCCTACTGATGTTCGTATTAAAGAATTTAGCCAAGGGAATGACCCTGCTTTAGCGGCCCTATATTTTCAGTATGGACGCTACCTGTTGATCTGTTCTTCGCAGCCAGGTGGTCAAGCTGGTAATTTGCAAGGGATATGGTGTAATCAGCTCACACCTCCATGGAAAAGTGCTTATACCGTAAATATTAATACGGAAATGAATTACTGGCCTGCTGAGCCTACGAACCTTAGTGAAACCCATGAACCGTTGATTGAGTTGGTAAAAGAACTATCGGTGGCCGGTCAGCAAACCGCCCAGGATATGTACGGAGCTGATGGGTGGGTATGCCATCATAATACGGACTTATGGCGCATCTGCGGCCCAGTTGACGGCGCAACTTGGGGGATGTGGCCAAGTGGTGGGCTTTGGTTGAGCCAGCATTTATGGGAAAAGTACTTATATAATGGCGATTTGGACTATTTGCGGGATGTATATCCTGCCATGAAAGGTGCTGCCGAGTTTTGCCTTAGCTTTTTAACGCCCGAACCTGATAATGGCTGGTTAATTTTTGCCCCTTCTACTTCACCTGAAAACAGGCCTGCACATATGCCAAACATGGTAAATATTGCTTATGCGACTACCATGGATAATCAACTGATATTTGATATACTGACTAAAACTGCTGAGGCAGCTAAAGTATTGGGTACTGATGCCGGGCTGGTTAAACAAATTGAAGGCACTCTTCCTAAGTTGGCGCCAAATCAAATTGGTCAGCATGGTCAAGTTCAGGAATGGATTAACGACTGGGACAGCCCAGAAGATAAGCACCGCCATATTTCGCAATTATACGGCATGCACCCTTCCAATCAGTTTTCACCTTTCCGTACCCCGGAATTAGCCGAGGCTACCAGAAATGTATTGGTTTATCGTGGAGACCCATCAACCGGTTGGTCTATGAACTGGAAGATTAACCAATGGGCTCGCTTGCTGGACGGTAACCATGCTTATAAAATGATGACCGACCAAATTAAATTGGTTGGCCGTCCTGGTTCTCCCAAAGGTGGCGGAACCTATGCCAATATGTTGGATGCCCACCCTCCCTTCCAAATCGATGGAAACTTTGGTTTTACTTCGGGCTTAACCGAAATGATGCTTCAAAGTCACGATGGTGCTATTCACCTGATCCCAGCATTGCCCGACGCTTGGAAAACAGGAAAAGTTACTGGTTTACGGGCACGAGGCGGTTTCGAAATAGAAGAATTGGAATGGAAAGACGGAGAGGTAGTTAAGGCTATTATCAAATCAAAATTAGGTGGCAATTGCCGTATCAGAAGCTATTCGGAATTGGCTTTGGAAGGAGGAGGAGGCCTTACGGTTGCCAATGGAGACAACGAAAATCCATTTTACCAAACTCCGTCGATCAAAGAACCATTAATTTCTGAAAAAGCAGTGTTGAAGGGATTTGATCTGCCAGATACATATCTATATGATGTTGAAACGAAGGCAGGGGAGAAAGTTGTTTTGGTGAAGAAGTAG
- a CDS encoding glycoside hydrolase family 95 protein — protein MKIKHFLFALIIGGLSSLFGKPTICFAQSQETTTKDNKLSLWYTEPATEWTKALPIGNGRLGAMIYGGIHQEQLQLNEETLWNGGPHDYANPDAYQHLAAVRKLLDEGKYIEAEKLAGKMMGNPVKQMAYQPLGDLFLMFSQSEKSQNYRRELDLEKAVSTVSYTIGGVDYTRKTFASYPDQAIVMRLESSGRGKITFDLLLTSPHRSTSEVLDGNALLMTGQLGKRKERGLIGPWEGEGIKFAAKVKVLAEGGEVIDQGSKISVRDANSVTLVYVAATSFVNAKDVSGDPVKKVNAYIANTEGKSFSQLYKRHTDDYSALFDRVSLDLGGKNDDLPTDQRLKSVIDGGADPLLDEQLFQYGRYLMIAGSRPGTQPLNLQGIWNGTINPPWCSKYTININIQMNYWVAEVGNLSECHEPFLRMVGELQEPGKKTAEVHYKAGGWVVHHNTDLWRGTAPVDGAHWGMWPTGGAWLCQHLWEHYLYTGDIEHLKKSYPIMKGAAEFFLDALVKNEDGYLITSPSISPEHSHGGTNKDGMSSDRSGASLCAGPTMDLQILNDLFANCMKASEVLGVDKDFRKKVKKTKDRLAPMKIGKHGQLQEWQEDWDNPNNPHSHVSHLYGLYPSKQINPYDTPDLFEAAKTSLIQRGNSGGWPGAWRISLWARVGDGDRAHSMLNNHVMHGLTSNLLSGRRVFQIDANFGATAGIAEMLVQSQNNEIHLLPALPKAWANGSVKGLRARDGFEVDIEWEEGKLVQCKIKSLLGKPLVVRHGEKTLEYSIAEGETITISEADFE, from the coding sequence ATGAAAATAAAGCACTTTCTCTTTGCCCTTATAATAGGAGGGCTGAGTTCACTGTTTGGAAAACCAACTATATGTTTTGCCCAGTCGCAAGAGACTACAACCAAAGACAACAAGTTATCGCTTTGGTACACAGAGCCGGCAACAGAATGGACCAAGGCGTTGCCCATCGGAAATGGTCGATTGGGAGCTATGATATATGGAGGAATCCACCAAGAACAACTGCAGCTAAATGAAGAAACTTTATGGAATGGTGGCCCGCACGATTACGCTAATCCTGATGCCTATCAGCATCTGGCGGCTGTCCGTAAGTTGCTCGACGAAGGGAAGTACATAGAAGCTGAAAAGCTGGCCGGGAAAATGATGGGTAACCCAGTTAAGCAAATGGCCTACCAGCCACTTGGCGATCTTTTTCTCATGTTTTCCCAGAGCGAAAAATCACAGAATTATCGACGCGAGCTCGATTTAGAAAAAGCAGTAAGTACGGTCAGCTACACTATTGGAGGAGTTGACTATACACGCAAAACATTTGCCTCGTATCCTGACCAAGCCATCGTTATGCGGCTTGAGAGCAGCGGGCGAGGGAAAATCACTTTCGATTTGTTGCTGACTAGTCCACATCGCTCAACATCCGAAGTATTAGATGGCAATGCCCTTTTGATGACCGGTCAGCTAGGGAAACGCAAGGAAAGAGGGTTGATTGGTCCATGGGAAGGCGAGGGGATCAAATTTGCGGCAAAGGTGAAAGTATTGGCAGAAGGTGGGGAGGTTATTGATCAAGGAAGTAAAATCTCTGTAAGGGATGCCAACTCGGTTACGCTTGTTTATGTAGCAGCCACCAGTTTTGTTAATGCCAAAGATGTAAGCGGTGATCCTGTAAAAAAAGTAAATGCATACATAGCCAATACAGAGGGCAAATCCTTTAGCCAACTCTACAAAAGGCATACTGATGATTACTCAGCGCTTTTTGACCGTGTATCTCTTGACCTTGGAGGTAAAAATGATGATTTGCCTACAGACCAACGACTTAAAAGTGTAATAGATGGAGGGGCAGATCCTCTACTTGATGAACAGCTTTTCCAATACGGTCGATATTTGATGATTGCCGGATCTCGTCCTGGTACACAACCGCTTAACCTGCAAGGAATCTGGAATGGAACGATCAACCCTCCGTGGTGCAGTAAGTACACTATCAATATCAATATTCAAATGAACTATTGGGTGGCAGAGGTTGGTAACCTTAGTGAATGTCACGAACCTTTCCTTCGTATGGTTGGCGAGTTGCAAGAACCAGGAAAGAAAACGGCCGAAGTCCATTATAAAGCTGGTGGTTGGGTGGTTCATCACAACACAGACCTATGGCGGGGCACAGCACCGGTCGATGGGGCACATTGGGGCATGTGGCCAACAGGTGGCGCATGGTTGTGCCAACACCTTTGGGAACATTACCTGTACACCGGCGATATCGAACATCTGAAAAAATCATATCCGATCATGAAAGGGGCGGCTGAATTTTTCCTTGATGCTCTTGTGAAGAATGAAGATGGATACCTTATTACTTCTCCATCAATTTCGCCAGAACATAGTCATGGAGGAACAAACAAGGACGGGATGAGTTCGGACCGCAGTGGGGCATCGCTTTGTGCAGGGCCTACTATGGATTTACAGATTCTGAACGACCTTTTTGCCAATTGCATGAAGGCATCTGAGGTTTTGGGGGTGGATAAGGATTTTAGAAAGAAAGTGAAGAAAACAAAAGATCGCCTAGCTCCAATGAAAATTGGCAAACATGGCCAGCTTCAAGAATGGCAGGAAGACTGGGATAATCCCAACAATCCTCATAGCCATGTTTCGCACCTCTATGGGCTATATCCAAGTAAGCAGATTAATCCTTATGATACTCCCGACCTTTTTGAGGCGGCAAAAACATCACTGATTCAAAGAGGAAACTCTGGCGGTTGGCCAGGGGCATGGCGAATTTCTTTATGGGCTCGTGTAGGTGACGGTGACCGTGCCCATAGTATGCTCAACAACCATGTGATGCATGGGCTGACCTCAAACTTGCTTAGTGGAAGGCGAGTTTTCCAAATCGATGCCAATTTTGGTGCTACGGCCGGCATTGCTGAAATGCTGGTTCAAAGTCAAAATAATGAAATTCATCTTCTGCCAGCACTTCCCAAAGCTTGGGCAAATGGTTCGGTAAAAGGCCTCCGTGCAAGGGATGGATTTGAGGTGGATATTGAATGGGAAGAAGGAAAATTGGTACAGTGTAAAATCAAATCACTTTTAGGCAAGCCACTAGTTGTCCGTCATGGTGAGAAAACCCTTGAGTATTCAATTGCTGAGGGTGAGACAATTACTATTTCAGAGGCTGATTTTGAATAA